From a single Nymphaea colorata isolate Beijing-Zhang1983 chromosome 4, ASM883128v2, whole genome shotgun sequence genomic region:
- the LOC116253707 gene encoding U-box domain-containing protein 7-like has protein sequence MVMAKGQDGRRGGKEKRRYPAFSAAYFKQKILDAVSCGGTRRRSVDMEAELCVLPAVADACGGKRSERLAELLMVEAKEERQRGEAEAEEVVRRKVERLQGFERAVKELEGGKDEEEDGVMRKVEAAMRVRRACRDDAEARATLAMLGAIPPLVAMLELASSGARVAALYALLNLSIGNDLNKAAIVKAGAVHKMLTMVQAKGEAEQETLEGVVANFLALSALDANKPIIGSSGAIPILVGALRPSGGTCRQCKLDALRALYNLSIAPSNVHLILEAQLVPFLIRTLGDMELSDRILALLGNLVCTPEGRKAVSAARDSVPILIDVVNWIDAPDCQEKAVYILMVMAHKSYQDRQTILEAGAVSALLELTLIGSPLAQKRASRILEFLRTDKRKEALDDGEDDEPNFSSNNHGVSVSEPIVDTGRGYGSGRLRGGGADAEKGMSEEKMAVAKLVEQSLESNLKRIARRANLPIDYFTQSARFKSLTASSTSKSLPF, from the exons ATGGTGATGGCGAAAGGACAGGATGGTCGCCGAGGAGGAAAGGAAAAGCGTCGGTACCCTGCATTTTCTGCCGCCTACTTCAAGCAGAAGATCCTTGACGCCGTTAGCTGCGGCGGGACGAGGCGGCGGAGCGTGGACATGGAGGCGGAGCTGTGCGTGCTTCCGGCGGTGGCGGATGCATGTGGGGGAAAGAGATCGGAGCGGCTGGCGGAGCTGCTGATGGTGGAAGCGAAAGAGGAGAGGCAGCGTGGGGAGGCGGAAGCGGAGGAGGTGGTGAGGAGGAAGGTGGAGAGGTTGCAGGGGTTCGAGAGGGCGGTCAAGGAGTTAGAGGGCGGGAAggacgaggaggaggatggggtcATGAGGAAGGTGGAGGCGGCGATGAGAGTGAGGCGGGCGTGCAGGGACGATGCAGAGGCCAGGGCGACTTTGGCAATGCTGGGCGCCATTCCTCCCCTGGTGGCGATGCTTGAGTTGGCGAGCTCCGGCGCTCGAGTCGCGGCTCTCTACGCGCTTCTCAATCTCTCCATCGGAAACGATCT GAACAAGGCTGCGATCGTGAAGGCCGGAGCGGTGCACAAGATGCTGACGATGGTTCAGGCGAAGGGGGAGGCGGAGCAAGAGACGCTGGAGGGCGTGGTGGCTAACTTTCTGGCCCTGAGCGCCCTCGATGCCAACAAGCCCATCATCGGCTCCTCCGGGGCCATTCCCATCCTGGTCGGAGCCCTCCGGCCTTCCGGCGGCACCTGTCGGCAGTGCAAACTCGACGCCCTCCGGGCCCTCTACAACCTATCCATCGCCCCCTCCAACGTCCACCTCATCCTCGAAGCCCAGCTCGTCCCTTTCCTTATCAGAACTCTGGGGGACATGGAGCTCAGCGACCGCATCCTCGCCCTGCTCGGCAACCTCGTCTGCACGCCGGAAGGCCGGAAGGCGGTGAGCGCGGCCCGCGACTCTGTCCCTATCCTCATCGACGTCGTCAACTGGATCGACGCCCCCGACTGCCAGGAGAAGGCAGTCTACATCTTGATGGTCATGGCTCACAAGAGTTACCAAGATCGCCAGACCATCCTGGAGGCAGGTGCCGTCTCCGCCCTGCTTGAGCTCACGCTTATCGGGTCGCCATTAGCGCAGAAAAGGGCATCGAGGATACTCGAGTTCTTGAGGActgataaaagaaaagaagcgtTGGATGATGGTGAAGACGATGAACCAAACTTCAGTAGCAACAATCATGGTGTCAGTGTCTCCGAGCCTATAGTCGATACTGGCAGAGGATACGGCAGCGGCCGATTAAGAGGCGGAGGAGCTGACGCAGAGAAAGGGATGAGCGAGGAGAAGATGGCGGTGGCCAAGTTGGTGGAGCAGAGCCTGGAGAGCAACTTGAAGAGGATAGCAAGAAGAGCCAATCTACCAATAGATTACTTCACTCAGTCAGCAAGATTCAAGTCCCTCACCGCATCTTCTACCTCCAAGAGCTTGCCTTTCTGA